The Daucus carota subsp. sativus chromosome 2, DH1 v3.0, whole genome shotgun sequence genome includes a window with the following:
- the LOC108207192 gene encoding uncharacterized protein LOC108207192 gives MGEDGTMKCPCKRCRNLNWLSIDDVRFHLLAKGMLEGYTVWTSHGEERGRKRSRTSHNRYCVREPTRVEQPVDLNAMLHDFAGENSEFYNNVDTGTRNVEEVPNDSARKLYEVIVENGAPIYPGNTKYTRLSFTTKLLEFKNISHCSNKAFDSLLTLFADVLPKKHTLPQTYYEMKKIMKGLRVEYQKIDLCENDCMLFYGDDKDKVVCDICGQDRYRDVLRKDGKKIPKKILRHFPLIPRLQRLYMSKHTSDHMRWYKNRDVKDGEISHPADGEEWKNFDRRYPSFAQEIRNIRLGLATDGFNPFGPTGKKTYSVWPIVVVVYNLPPSMCMKKPYMFMTDIVPGPNSIGKDINVCLRPLIDELKILWNTGIETYDQSLKQNFTMRAALMWTISDYPAMSMISGWSGKGKLGCQVCLGSVQGFQLKHCGKCSFYGTNRIFLEPNDPLRRKSNLFDNAERRVFRGRLSGEGVKELLDGLVFPPPGKTNTKARSIGYGEEHHWTHVPIFYELPYWSSHSLRYSIDIMHTEKNVFENLFFTIVNAKKSKDHKKARADCKHFGVLPHLWIDENGKSPKAPFSITRKQRKLLCEWISSLKLPDGYSSNISRCCNVEECTFYGFKSHDCHIFLQKLLPLAIRELLPAPIADAITAIANFFQDLCSSTVTKTDLEIMEKSVVKALCLLETIFPQSWFDSMEHLVVHLAEEIRLAGPAYWHWMYPIERLLGKLKQKVGNKARVEGSIAERYMEEEIVNICAFYFASDSIHNKLSRNEVLFDVQKTDKLEVFKYPCDSLGKERSRYLNDDEQLLADEYVLLNSPEVQPYLRRYQDRVMRQRPETTPQQLDHIVKTRFKAWFKKKVEKDEIDGPRFMDLLEGPALKVMTFETCQVNGYKFSTSSASGSGVVVKGTLHENNLDYYGQLIEISRKWCEDR, from the exons ATGGGAGAAGATGGTACAATGAAGTGTCCTTGTAAACGTTGTAGGAATTTGAATTGGTTAAGTATCGATGATGTTAGATTCCATTTACTTGCTAAGGGGATGCTTGAGGGTTATACCGTTTGGACATCacatggtgaagaaagaggaagaaaacgTAGTCGAACATCGCATAATCGTTATTGTGTTCGGGAACCTACGAGGGTAGAACAACCGGTAGATTTGAATGCGATGCTACATGATTTTGCCGGTGAAAATTCCGAATTTTATAACAACGTGGATACGGGAACTAGGAATGTAGAAGAAGTTCCAAATGATAGTGCAAGAAAATTGTATGAGGTGATTGTTGAAAATGGAGCACCTATTTATCCCGGTAATACGAAGTATACAAGATTAAGCTTTACCACAAAATTGTTAGAATTCAAGAATATCTCACATTGTAGTAATAAGGCTTTTGATAGTTTGCTTACACTTTTTGCGGATGTATTACCAAAAAAACACACGTTGCCCCAAACTTATTATGAAATGAAGAAGATAATGAAGGGTTTGAGGGTTGAATATCAAAAGATTGATTTAtgtgagaatgattgtatgttattttatggagatgacaaggataaagttgtgtgtgatatatgtgGTCAAGATCGTTATCGGGATGTTTTGAGGAAAGATggtaaaaaaataccaaaaaaaatattgagacatTTTCCTTTGATTCCTCGACTACAACGCTTGTATATGTCAAAACATACATCCGACCATATGAGATGGTACAAGAATCGAGATGTCAAAGATGGAGAAATTAGTCATCCCGCGGACGGAGAAGAGTGGAAAAATTTTGATCGTCGATATCCATcatttgctcaagaaattcGTAATATAAGGCTTGGCCTTGCAACCGACGGTTTCAACCCATTTGGCCCTACCGGGAAAAAAACATATAGTGTGTGGCCCATAGTAGTAGTTGTCTACAATCTTCCGCCATCAATGTGCATGAAAAAACCCTATATGTTTATGACCGATATAGTGCCGGGTCCGAATAGCATTGGCAAAGATATTAACGTTTGTCTAAGGCCtctcattgatgaattgaagatATTGTGGAATACAGGAATTGAAACATATGATCAAtctttgaaacaaaattttacaatgaGAGCGGCTCTTATGTGGACAATTAGTGATTATCCCGCTATGAGTATGATAAGTGGATGGTCGGGTAAAGGAAAATTAGGATGTCAAGTGTGTCTTGGAAGTGTGCAAGGGTTTCAATTAAAACATTGTGGTAAATGTAGTTTCTATGGCACGAACCGAATATTCCTTGAACCGAATGATCCACTACGTCGGAaaagtaatttgtttgataatgcGGAAAGAAGAGTGTTTCGTGGTCGTTTGTCCGGGGAGGGTGTAAAGGAGTTGCTTGACGGTTTAGTTTTTCCACCACCCGGAAAGACTAATACAAAGGCGAGGAGTATTGGATATGGGGAAGAGCATCATTGGACTCATGTTCCAATTTTTTATGAACTCCCTTATTGGTCTTCACATAGTTtacgatattcaattgatatcatgcatacggaaaaaaatgtttttgagaaCCTATTTTTTACTATTGTGAATGCGAAGAAGTCAAAGGATCACAAAAAAGCAAGAGCGGATTGCAAGCACTTTGGTGTGTTACCTCATTTGTGGATTGATGAAAATGGCAAGTCACCCAAAGCACCTTTTTCCATTACAAGAAAACAACGTAAACTTTTGTGTGAATGGATTAGTTCACTGAAACTTCCAGACGGTTATTCCTCAAATATATCTCGTTGTTGTAATGTTGAGGAGTGTACATTTTATGGATTCAAATCGcatgattgtcatatatttcttcaaaaattattgcCTCTTGCAATTCGTGAGCTTTTACCGGCGCCTATTGCGGATGCCATCACGGCAattgcaaatttttttcaagatttgtgcTCATCCACGGTTACAAAAACCGATTTGGAAATAATGGAAAAATCAGTTGTGAAAGCATTGTGTTTGTTagaaacaatttttcctcaaaGTTGGTTTGATTCGATGGAACACTTGGTTGTGCATTTGGCGGAAGAAATTAGACTTGCTGGACCTGCTTACTGGCATTGGATGTATCCAATTGAGCGTTTATTGGGGAAACTAAAACAAAAGGTCGGCAATAAAGCAAGAGTTGAGGGTTCCATTGCCGAACGATATATGGAGGAGGAGATTGTCAATATTTGTGCGTTTTACTTTGCATCCGACTCGATTCACAATAAATTAAGTCGTAatgaagttttgtttgatgtACAAAAGACCGACAAATTAGAAGTTTTTAAATATCCATGTGATTCTCTTGGAAAAGAACGAAGTCGATATTTGAATGATGATGAGCAATTATTAGCTGATGAATATGTTCTTCTAAACTCTCCTGAAGTTCAACCTTATCTAAG GAGGTACCAAGATCGAGTTATGAGACAACGTCCTGAGACAACGCCACAACAATTAGATCATATTGTGAAAACTCGATTCAAAGCTTGGTTTAagaaaaaggttgagaaagacgAGATAGACGGACCTCGTTTCATGGACTTACTAGAAGGACCGGCATTAAAGGTCATGACTTTTGAAACTTGTCAAGTTAatggatataaattttcaacatcATCCGCATCCGGTTCCGGTGTTGTTGTTAAGGGAACTTTGCACGAAAATAATCTTGATTATTATGGTCAACTAATAGAAATT TCTCGGAAATGGTGTGAGGATCGATAA
- the LOC108207190 gene encoding uncharacterized protein LOC108207190 produces MPCINKKRQPLLILLPYISLTSHLLSTLNLSQSLSLSTLSISLAQSLSISLALNFLSLNQSQSLSISLQMALSTSTAAALLQLLILVLDLCCPFVLGSQRRARYARKKKAPSRFSFASDEPKGGLFGWVMIVVMISMTIYIMARKRKATDKDTDKGKGKSVGSSTNKKKAKGKGKGKGKGKTGLRDEPTDSETESEHNTREAEAEAEEEPARRVVRMPRSHSCGIFGAKIPTRPRRINISDGHIEDNEAKKTLLAIIRARWPLGKYTFSDIDAAYPKWLGLRVEEFLKYYRQLKGQSRSQAKAIIEDHIKVTIKRTMNELKRRIERKSREEGVSKLALKPEYWNIIFWKDLLKYWDTDEGHLHRSEVGAANRQRVERLHSAGARSFNRVRENMKKKLSKSPTKLEVWDECHTRITSTPESRIYTTPAAMRIAERYASILDRMPVEVTQTGERDEPWDWWMEAMEVPQGERPKKNYVLGFPKARASDLIPTLATRYRDSTRGGAGSSSSAPTQNPVVPDSIFLPIVRNVLNETRANPLQFARRLSDEEITTFARTALEASDPAADPARRAEWNNLLGGEVVHIVGTLLEDVLQKMDARAKMATAQEGEKDYTDVDEDTDGNTDDEGEGEAGGEGGGEGGGEGGGEGGGEDGGEGDGESSDVSLTD; encoded by the exons atgccctgtataaataaaaaaagacagCCGTTACTTATATTATTGCCTTATATTTCTTTAACCTCTCATCTCCTCTCaactctcaatctctctcaatctctctcgctctcaaccctctcaatctctctcgctcaatctctctcaatctctctcgctctcaacttcctctctctcaatcaatctcaatctctctcaatctctctgcaAATGGCTCTCTCTACTTCAACTGCTGCTGCTCTTCTTCAATTGTTGATTTTGGTTCTCGATTTGTGCTGCCCATTTGTGCTTGGTTCTCAAAGGAGGGCTCGTTATGCTAGGAAGAAGAAAGCCCCTTCTCGTTTCAGTTTTGCTTCGGATGAACCCAAAGGG GGGCTCTTTGGTTGGGTGATGATAGTCGTCATGATTTCAATGACGATATATATCATGGCAAGAAAACGGAAAGCAACGGACAAGGACACCGACAAAGGCAAGGGAAAGAGTGTCGGTAGTAGTACAAACAAAAAGAAGGCGAAGGGAAAAGGCAAGGGAAAAGGAAAGGGAAAGACGGGGTTGCGTGACGAGCCAACGGATTCGGAAACCGAATCGGAGCATAACACGAGGGAGGCGGAGGCGGAGGCGGAGGAGGAACCGGCGAGAAGAGTTGTGAGGATGCCACGGTCACATTCATGCGGCATTTTTGGAGCTAAGATACCAACAAGACCTCGACGGATCAATATCTCCGATGGACA TATTGAAGATAATGAGGCAAAAAAGACTTTGCTTGCGATTATTCGGGCAAGATGGCCTTTGGGTAAGTACACGTTTAGTGACATAGACGCGGCTTACCCAAAGTGGCTCGGTCTAAGGGTTGAGGAGTTTCTC AAATATTATAGGCAATTGAAAGGTCAAAGCCGTTCACAAGCCAAAGCTATCATTGAAGATCACATAAAGGTCACAATCAAAAGGACCATGAATGAATTGAAGAGGAGGATCGAGAGGAAGTCAAGGGAGGAAGGGGTTTCGAAGTTGGCTTTGAAACCGGAATATTGGAATATCATTTTTTGGAAAGATCTTCTCAAGTATTGGGACACGGATGAAGGCCACTTGCATAGGTCGGAAGTTGGAGCTGCTAATCGGCAACGCGTGGAAAGGTTGCATAGCGCGGGTGCTCGCTCCTTCAACCGTGTGCGCGAG AACATGAAAAAGAAATTGTCTAAAAGTCCGACAAAGCTTGAGGTGTGGGATGAATGCCACACTAGGATCACCTCCACTCCCGAGAGCCGGATATATACTACCCCCGCCGCTATGCGCATTGCG GAACGATATGCCTCCATTCTTGATCGTATGCCGGTGGAGGTTACTCAAACGGGGGAGCGGGATGAGCCTTGGGATTGGTGGATGGAAGCAATGGAGGTTCCCCAAGGCGAGAGGCCAAAAAAGAACTATGTTCTGGGGTTCCCCAAAGCTCGAGCTAGTGATTTGATCCCAACACTAGCCACGCGCTATAGGGATTCCACCCGTGGCGGCGCCGGCTCATCCTCATCCGCTCCAACACAAAATCCGGTGGTTCCCGATTCCATCTTCCTCCCGATTGTCCGCAATGTGCTCAATGAAACCCGTGCCAATCCTCTGCAATTTGCTCGTCGCCTATCGGATGAGGAGATAACAACCTTTGCACGCACAGCCCTCGAGGCATCCGATCCAGCCGCTGACCCGGCTCGGAGGGCGGAATGGAATAACCTTCTTGGCGGCGAGGTTGTGCATATTGTAGGGACATTGCTCGAGGATGTCCTCCAAAAAATGGATGCTCGTGCTAAAATG GCAACTGCGCAAGAGGGAGAGAAAGATTACACGGATGTGGACGAGGACACGGATGGAAACACGGATGATGAGGGTGAAGGCGAAGCCGGCGGTGAAGGTGGTGGGGAAGGCGGTGGTGAAGGCGGTGGTGAAGGCGGTGGTGAAGATGGTGGCGAAGGCGATGGTGAATCATCCGATGTTTCTTTGACCGATTag